ATATGTTGCAATCTTTTTTAAAACAATTTATAATCTATTCTGTTCGTATTAAAAAAGAGCGTTCGGTTATAAAAGAGGATAACGAAACCAAACTATTCAAGGATTTTAGTTTATTGGTTGAACAAAACTTTAAAAAACTTCATAGTGTTACTGATTATGCGAATCGATTGGCGGTTTCTCCAAAATCATTATCAAAGCATTTTCAAAAAATTGGCTCTGAAACGCCTAGTGATTTTATAAAAAATAGAATTGTAACAGAGGCAAAGAGACAGTTATTGTATTCATCTGAAGCGATTAAACATATCGCTTTCGATTTAGGCTTTAATGATCCAGCCTATTTCTCTCGCTTTTTCACTAAGGCAACAGGGTTTTCTCCAGCACAGTTTAAGAAAAAGCAACAAGCTTAGAAGAAGGTTGTTTGGTTAGATGAACTCCTGTTGCGGATATCTACTTAATTAATTGCGGAAATCCCTTATCCTTTTTTTTAATGTTGAGTTATTTTAGAAACTTAAAAATTCAAATAATGATAAGAAACATCAAAAATTTAGGATCTGTTTTAAACAGAAAAGATCAAAAGAAGATAACTGGTGGATGCGGAAGCATTTACGAAAGATGCGAGCCTTGGGATGATGAAGGAGGTAGTCCTATAACTATTTGCCGTTATCAATATGGAACTAACACCTATCATTATATAACTCATTATTCTTGTGATAGTAATGTATGCTATGGTGGTGAACTAGTTAGTTCTACATGCTAAAAAACTAAAAACTAGAGCTTTTAAGCTCTAGTTTTCTCTTTCTTATATATCTATACATTTCGTAAACCTTATTTTTATCTTTCCCGGAAATACAAGTGTATATGATTTACTCACTTGAGTTTTTCTCTTAATAATTGGCTGAATTTTACAGATTTATAATTTATCATTATCTTTTGGGTGATGAAAATCATATAAGCAAATCGGTAATTAATGATAAATGATCAGTATTGATTTAATTACCATGTTACATTTTCTTGTTGTTTTAGTCACTCCAATCTTTCCAATAAAACAATAAAGAAAAGGAACAATCTAAATGAATCCCTAACGGGGTTCATTTTTTTATCATAAATATTTCAGTAGATAATTTTCACTTTTAATTTTCTTGTAGTAACAATTGAACTCCTCTTTGAACTTAAGTATAGTATTAAACATTTAATTTTTTATTATGTTAGAAAAATTTGAAAATTTAGAGATCAAAAGTTTACATCTAATTTATGGTGGAGACGATTGTTGTTATGATGAGGTTGAAGATGATGTTAAGATACATGGAACAGCTATGACCAATATAAAAGGGGGAATGGTTAACTTGAATTAACTTGGAAGCGACCTAATTTGGTCGCTTTTTTTTGAATTTATTTTATGGAATTTATCATGTCTACGATGATTTTATTATCGTTTGTGTTTATCATTTTCCATGTTTTTTTGTCTTACCATGTGTTTTCAAACACATAAAAACACTTATTTTTTTGCCGAATTTCATCTAAATTCTTAATTGTACAACTCTTAGGAACCTTTGTCCATTTTTTAAGGTCTATTCTCGTCGCATCTTTGTACCAGAAAGTTTTACTAATCCTTTTAAAACAATAATAGAAATGAATATTGAAACATATCAATGTCCGAATTGTTGGGGTTACCAAGAATACGACGATCGAAACGAATTATGTAATAAACAAAACAATAACAATTAAAAAACCTTAAAAATGAGTACAAGAATAGAAACATTAAACCCAGAAACAACAACAGGTAAATCAAAAGAATTATTTGATGCAGTACAAAGCAAGTTAGGATTTATTCCTAACCTAATTAAAGTGTTTGGTAATTCGCCTGCAACATTACAAAGTTACCTAACATTAGGAGAGTTAACAGCAAGCGGAAACTTTACGAACAAGTTTAGAGAGCAATTAGCATTAGCTATCGCAGAGGAAAATAGTTGTAACTACTGTTTATCTGCACACACTACAATCGGAAAAATGAACGGTTTAACAGATGAGCAAACAGAATTAAATAGGCAAGGTCGTTCTGCAGATGCAAAAGTTGAAGCTGGATTACAATTAGCACAAAGCATTACTAGAAATAGAGGTAATATTTCTACAGAAGAAATTCAAGCAGCAAAGTCAGCTGGATACAATGATGGAGATATCTTAGAAATTGTATTAAATGTAGTTTCAAATACGTTAACAAACTACGTTAATCACATTGCAGATACAGAAGTAGATTTTCCATCTGTTGAGGCAGGTAAGTTCACAGTAAATTCATAATAATCCTTATATAAATATTTAATAACAAAACAATCATGAAAAAAGTAATAGCAATTTTAGTATTAGTCTTAGGTATCTCTTTTAGTGCAAATGCACAAGATGTAAAAACAGTAGCATTAGAGCAAACTAAAGGTGAGTTCACTCAAAAATCATTAACCTTATCTGAAGGGACATATGTTTTTGAAATCGCAAACAGTAACGTTGGAAAAGATGTTGGATTTGTATTAGCGCCAAAAGGTAAGACTAGTCAAAAAGATCATATCAAAGAAGCTTATGTTACTTCTTTAGCAAAGAACAATTCAAAGTCTTCTTCTAAGAAAGTAACATTAAAAAAGGGAGAATATGTGTACTTCTGTCCACTTAACCCAACTCCTCAATATACACTTATCGTGAAGTAAGTAGTGTTAGTAACTAAAAAAGCTCAGCAATTTGCTGAGCTTTTTTGTTTTGTATTTATTAGGCTTTTCCACCATCTAAATCATCTTGCCATTTTTTAAGTTCTTCCCATTTACCTTCGTAAGCGAGTTTAGCTTGTTTTGGCCAAGTATTTGGTTTGTGAATTCGATATCTATCTCCTCCACTATTCAATACTTCTTGACATTTGTCAATTGAGGCTTCTCCAAGAGCTTTCCATGTTTTAATTCCGAAATTATGGAATAACCCTTCAATTTTTGGTCCTATTCCTTCAACTACTTTTAAATCATCTTGTTTAATCTTTTTACCAAATGCAGCTTTAGCAGCTCCAGCATCAAAAGGAATTAAAGTCGTACTTGAATCTGCTGTTAAAGAAGCGGCAGCGCCTAAATTAGAAGTAGCTGCTTTTGTTGCTTCTCTAGCTAATTCTAAATCTGAACTTAAACTTAATTTACTTTTTTCACAAGCTTTCAAATCAGCTTCTAACGAGGCAATTTTGTTTTGTAAGATTGTAATATCTCCATCATTACTAGTGTTGTTTTCTTGAACATTGTTATTAGAAAATAGTCTTCCTAATAAGTATCCTAATAAAGCTGAAATAAGTCCTACTAATATAGGTATGATGATACACCAATTCATAATATTGTTTTTTGGGTTATTTAATTGTTATTACTGTTCTTCTATTCTTTGATTTTCCTTCTTCAGTAGTATTATCTGCAATTGGTTCTGTTTGACCTTTTGATATTGCAGTTATTTTATCAGAAGGAATACCATTGTTTACTAAATACTGTTTTGTAAAGTCTGCTCTTTTTTGTCCTAAACCTAAATTTACAGTAGCATCACCTGTGTTATCAGTATGTCCGGTTATAATACATGATGATCCTTCTACTTTATCTAAATATTTAGCAATATCTGCAAGTTCTTGTCTTTCTTCTGAATTTAAACTGATATTAGATTGTCCAGTCTTAAAGTATAATACTAAAGGATGTGCTTTTATAAATTCACCTAATTTAGAAAGCTCTTCTGAGTCGTCTTTTAATTCTGAAATAGAAAAAGCTAAAGGACCATAATATACTTTAAGTGAATCTGCAATCATGTTTATTTTCTCTTCTGAATAAGTATCTATGATTTTTGAAGGAACACCTTTAGAGTTTAAATAATTCTTCACCGAAATGGCACGCGCAACTCCAAGATTAGGATAAACAGATGTGTTTTGTTCATCGGGAGTATAAAAACCGGTAATAGATAAAGACTTGTTGTTTGTAGAGGTTAAGTAATCTTTTAATTTTCTTATTTCCATATCTAAACTTGAAGATACGGGGCTCAAAAAATTATACTTTGAGCTTTCAAAATTAAAATTATCCGTAGCGTTTAATGAAAAGTTTCCGCTATCATCTTTGATTGAAAAAGGATATAAAGTAGGGTTTTTATATGCTTTCGGTTCAATATTAACTTCATCTTGAGTTTGTTTTTCCTCGTCTAAATCATGAGAACAACATAATTTCCAGCTGAAGTAGGTTCCAATTGAAATGGTAAGTAATATACCAAGAAGATACATTAATCTTTTACTCATAGTTTTTGATTTATGTTATTGATTGTTAATTTATTACTTTTTTTTTAAAAATTTAACTATCTCATTATCAAACCATAAGTATTTTAAATATAATTACAATAATTTAACTATAAATGTTTGATTTTCAAGAGTGTTAAGGAAAAATTAAAAATGTTATTGTTACGTTAATTGAGCCTTTTTAGTGAAACATTTTTTATTCGGTGGCGTCTTTTAAGCAAATAACCTTTTTAACTTAAATTATTTAAAACATGAAAAAAATCATTTTAACCATCGCTTTATTTTTAGGAGCATTCGCAACAACAGTTAACGCAACAGAAACTCCTAAAGCAGAGAGAATTACTGTAACTAAGTATACTGAAGTTTCACCTTTTTGTACTTTAATTAGAGAAGGAAACTATGAAGCTGTAAAAGCTTTAATTAAAAGTGGAGCAGATGTAAACCAAAAGTCAACAGGATTAACACCATTAATGTTTGCAGCTCGTTATAACAGAGCAGATATTGCAAAATTATTAATTGCAAACGGAGCTAAGTTAAAAGCAAAATCTAAGAGAGGATATACGGCTTTAAAATGGGCGAAGTTAGCAAAGGCTAATGAAACAATGGCCGTTATTAAGCAAGCAATGGATAGTTAAAATGCACATATATATTATTGTGTAAATTGATTGAATTAAAAAAGACCTGCAATTTTGCAGGTCTTTCTTTTTATATAGAAATAAATTATTTCTTAATCTTCAGTTTCTGCAGCAGCTTTAGCAGCATTACGAGACATACGAACTTGAGCAACCACAGTGTTGTCTGGGTGTAAGAAAGTATAGTTATCGTTTGCTAATTCAGTAACATAAAGTTTGTTACCAATTTCTAATTCTGTGATATCAGCTTCAATAAAATCAGGTAAATTTGCTGGTAAAGCTTTCACTTTTAATTTACGCATGTTGTGACGTAAAGCACCACCAATCATAACCCCTTTAGAGTTACCAACTAATCTTACAGGAATTTCCATAGTTACCGCTTTATCTTCAAATAATTGATAAAAGTCGATGTGTAAAATTTTGTCAGTTACTGGGTGAAACTGGATGTCTTGTAAAACAGCCGCATAAGTTTGACCGTCAACTTCAATCGAAGCAGTATATACGTTTGGAGTATACACTAAGCTCTTAAAAGCTTTTTCATCAGCTGAAAAGTGTACTGGCTTGTCTCCTCCGTATAATACGCAAGGAACCTGTCCAGCATTACGTAAGGCTTTAGTCGCTGACTTACCTACGCTTTCTCTTTGAGATCCATTAATCGTAATCGATTGCATTATTTATATATTTAAAATTACATTAAAAATTGATCGCTAATAGATGTGTTTGTTTGCACTTTACGCATCACATCAGCGAATAAGGGCGCGCAAGATACAACTTTTATTTTAGAAATCTGCTTTTTCAAAGGAATTGTATCTGAGACAATTAACTCTGTTAATTTTGAGTTTTCTATTCGGTCGTATGCGCTTCCAGAAAGTATTGGGTGAGTACAAATTGCTCTTACCGATTTTGCACCTCTTTCTACCATTAAATCTGCAGCTCTAGTAAGAGTTCCTCCAGTATCAATCATATCATCAACTAAGATTACGTTCTTACCTTTTACTTCTCCAATAAGCTCCATGTGCTCAATTACATTAGCCTTCTTACGTTGCTTGTAACAAATTACAACTTCACTAGCTAAATATTTAGAATAAGCATAAGCTCTTTTAGATCCTCCCATATCTGGAGAGGCAATAGTTAAGTTTTCTAACTGTAAACTTTCAATGTACGACATGAAGATTGTTGAAGCGTATAAATGATCAACTGGCTTTTCGAAAAAACCTTGAATTTGATCAGCATGTAAATCCATAGTCATAATTCTTGTTGCACCAGCTGCTTGTAATAAATTTGCAACTAATTTTGCACCAATAGCTACTCTAGGTTTATCTTTTCTGTCTTGTCTTGCCCAACCAAAATAAGGCATAACAGCTGTTATATGACGTGCAGAAGCGCGTTTAGCAGCATCTAACATTAATAACATTTCCATTAAATTATCTGCGCTTGGAAAAGTAGATCCAATAATAAAAACTCGGCGACCTCTTACAGATTCTTCGAAAGCAGGTTGAAATTCACCATCACTAAAGTGAGTAGTTTTTACGTTTCCTAATTCAGCATTAAATTCCTTAGCTATTTTTTCTGCAAGCTCTGTACTTTGTGAACAAGCGAAAAGCTTTGGCGATAATTGTGTCGTTGACATCTCGGATTAAATTTTAGTATGTGTTGTTGTGGGGCAAAAGTAAAATTATTTTAATGAGTATTAAAACGTTTTATTTTAATTCTTACATTTGCCGCTCACAATTTTAGGCCAAAGTGGTGGAATTGGTAGACACGTCGGATTCAAAATCCGATGCTCGCAAGGGCGTGTGGGTTCGAGTCCCATCTTTGGTACAAAACTTCAACTAATTTTTTTGGAAATTTCTAATACAATTTGAAAAAATTGTAATTTCGTTTTATGCCAACATCTTTAGAACTTCAAGTAAAAACATTGCCTAATTCTCCTGGGGTTTATCAGTATTTTGATAAGGAGGATGTTATAATTTATGTAGGTAAAGCAAAGAATCTAAAGAAGAGAGTTTCTTCATACTTCACAAAAAACCATGAATACGGTAAAACAAGAGTCTTAGTTAAAAAGATTGTTCGTATTGAACATATTGTTGTAAATACAGAGACCGATGCATTATTATTGGAGAATAATCTTATTAAGAAGTACAAACCTCGATATAATGTATTATTGAAAGATGACAAATCTTATCCTTGGATTTGTATTAAGAAAGAACGTTTTCCGAGAGTATTTTTAACAAGAAGAGTAATTAAAGATGGTTCAGAATATTATGGTCCGTATATAAGTGTAAAAACGGTTCAGAATCTTTTAGATTTAATAAAGCAATTGTATCCTTTAAGAACTTGTAATTACGATTTAAGTGAACCGAAGATCAATTCAGGTAAATATAAGGTGTGTTTAGAATATCACTTAAAGAATTGTAAGGGTCCATGCGAAGCTTATCAGGATGAAAACTCTTACATGGATAACATCAAGAAAATTCGCAATATTATAAAAGGGAATTTTAAAGAGAGTTTAGAGAGCTTACATAAAATCATGATGGAGTATGCGGAGTCAATGAATTTTGAAGAAGCACAACTTATAAAAGAAAAGCTAGTTTCTTTACAGAATTATCAGGCAAAATCAACCATAGTTAATCCGTCAATTAATAATGTAGATGTATTCTCAATAATTTCAGATGAAACGCATGGGTATGCTAATTTCTTCAAGATTATGAATGGTTCAATTATTCAATCGTATACAACTGAAATTAAAAAGAAGTTAGAAGAAACAGATAAAGAATTGTTAGAACTATTTATTGTAGAAACACGCCAACGATTCAATTCTTTATCAAGAGAAATTTATGTTCCTTTTGATGTTGATTTAGGAGAGAATTTAAAAGTAACGGTTCCTAAGTTAGGTGATAAAAAACGAATTGTAGAGCTTTCTCAAAGGAATGCTAAATACTACAGACAGGAACAGTTCAAACAAATTAAAATTGTAGATCCAGATCGACATGTAAGAAGGATTATGGCTCAAATGAAAAAAGATCTTCGTTTAAGCCAAGAGCCTGTTCATATTGAATGTTTTGATAACTCGAATATTCAAGGAACAAATCCTGTTGCTGCTTGTGTTGTTTTTAAAGATGGTAAGCCAAGTAAGAAAGATTATCGTCATTTTAATATAAAAACAGTTGAAGGTCCAGATGATTTTGCATCTATGGAAGAGGTGGTGTTTAGACGTTATAAAAGACTGTTACAAGAAGATAAACCTTTACCGCAGTTAATTGTTATCGACGGAGGAAAAGGTCAGTTATCATCAGCGCTTAAAAGTTTGGATGTTTTAGGGTTAAGAGGAAAGATCGCTATTATAGGTATTGCAAAACGGTTAGAAGAAATTTATTATCCTGGTGATAATATTCCGTTGTATTTGGATAAGAAATCTGAAACACTTAAAATAATTCAATACTTACGAAACGAGGCACATCGATTTGGAATTACTTTTCACAGAAATAAAAGAAGTAAAAGTGCAATTCAGTCTGAATTAGAAATGATTCCAGATGTTGGTAAACAAACCATAACAAATCTGTTACGTAAATTTAAATCAGCAAAGCGAGTAAAAAGTGCTACTTTAGATGAGTTGATTGAGGTTGTAGGGAATGCCAGAGCTCAAAAAATTTATAAGTATTTTCACTCGAAAGAATAGCTAAATGAAAAAAACACTAATACTACTATTTTCCTTACTATGTATTCTAGGATTTTCTCAAGAGAAAAGACCTAAAGTTGGTTTGGTATTAAGTGGTGGTGGAGCAAAAGGGTTTGCTCATATTGGTGTTTTAAAAGAATTGGAAAGAGCTAATGTAAAAATCGATTACATTGGTGGAACCAGTATGGGTGCAATTATCGGTGGAATGTATTCTGCCGGATATTCTGCAGATCAAATCGAAAGTTTAATCCGACGAATTGATTTTCTTTCTGTGATTCAAGACAATGTTCCTAGAGAAGAAACACCTTATTTTGAAAAGGTTTTTTTGGGTAAAACTGCGGTTACGTTGCCTGTAAAAAAAGGAAATATCGGATTGCCATTAGGGTTGTCTAAAGGCCAGAATGTCTTAAATTTATTAACTGAAATTCTTTCACCTGTCGATGAGATTTCAGATTTCTCGAAACTTCCCGTACCATTTTTTTGTATTGGAACTGATATAGAAACAGGGCAAGAAGTTGTTTTAGAGGAAGGATCTTTACCGCTTGCTTTGCGCGCTAGTGCTTCATTTCCAACATTACTAAATCCTGTTGATGTTAATGGTAGATTAATTGTAGATGGTGGAGTTGCTAATAACTTCCCTGTTGATAGAATGAAGGAAAAAGGAGTTGATATTATTATTGGTGTCAATGTACAGGGAACGCTGTTGAAAAGAAGTGAACTAACGTCGGTAGCTTCTCTTTTAAGTCAAATTGTAAACTTTCAAATGTATCGTAAATCGGATGAACAAGTTGAAAAACTAGATATACATATCCATCCTGATATTAACGAGTATACGGTTGTGTCTTTTGATGATAAAGAGGCAATTTTTAAGGAAGGAGATCGTAAGGCGAAACAATTTAGAAGTGTTTTTAAAAAACTAGCAGAACAACAACAAAATTCAATAAAGCGAAAAGGAATTGATATTAAGAAAATAAGCAAACGTTTCTTAATTGATAGAATAGTCCTGAAAGGAAATATTAATTATACTCAGGATTATGTGCTAGGAAAGTTGAGGTTGAAAGAAGGAGATACTGTCTCGTATCAAGATATATCGAAAAAGATTAATGCGTTAACAGCAACTAAGAATTTCCAAAGAGTAGATTATAGTTTAGAGAAGTCGTTTGAAGGAAAAAAGCTAAATATCATTGTAAAAGAGAATGATATTAAAACTTTTTTGAGTTTAGGTTTACACTATGATGGATTATATAAAACAGGTGTGTTACTGAATTATAATCATAAAAAGATGTTTTTTAAGAACGACGAATTATCTTTTGATTTAGTTGTAGGTGATAAAATAAGGTACGATTTAGAGTATTTAATTGATAATGGATATTTGTTGAGTGTAGGTGTAGCATCACGTTATAATACTTTTAATTCTGATGTGTTGTTCAATGAGAATAATTTGAACAAAATCAATGTGTCGTACCGAGATTTCACCAATAAATTCTACCTACA
This genomic window from Tenacibaculum sp. 190524A05c contains:
- a CDS encoding carboxymuconolactone decarboxylase family protein is translated as MSTRIETLNPETTTGKSKELFDAVQSKLGFIPNLIKVFGNSPATLQSYLTLGELTASGNFTNKFREQLALAIAEENSCNYCLSAHTTIGKMNGLTDEQTELNRQGRSADAKVEAGLQLAQSITRNRGNISTEEIQAAKSAGYNDGDILEIVLNVVSNTLTNYVNHIADTEVDFPSVEAGKFTVNS
- a CDS encoding cupredoxin domain-containing protein, which translates into the protein MKKVIAILVLVLGISFSANAQDVKTVALEQTKGEFTQKSLTLSEGTYVFEIANSNVGKDVGFVLAPKGKTSQKDHIKEAYVTSLAKNNSKSSSKKVTLKKGEYVYFCPLNPTPQYTLIVK
- a CDS encoding OmpA family protein, producing MSKRLMYLLGILLTISIGTYFSWKLCCSHDLDEEKQTQDEVNIEPKAYKNPTLYPFSIKDDSGNFSLNATDNFNFESSKYNFLSPVSSSLDMEIRKLKDYLTSTNNKSLSITGFYTPDEQNTSVYPNLGVARAISVKNYLNSKGVPSKIIDTYSEEKINMIADSLKVYYGPLAFSISELKDDSEELSKLGEFIKAHPLVLYFKTGQSNISLNSEERQELADIAKYLDKVEGSSCIITGHTDNTGDATVNLGLGQKRADFTKQYLVNNGIPSDKITAISKGQTEPIADNTTEEGKSKNRRTVITIK
- a CDS encoding ankyrin repeat domain-containing protein encodes the protein MKKIILTIALFLGAFATTVNATETPKAERITVTKYTEVSPFCTLIREGNYEAVKALIKSGADVNQKSTGLTPLMFAARYNRADIAKLLIANGAKLKAKSKRGYTALKWAKLAKANETMAVIKQAMDS
- a CDS encoding 50S ribosomal protein L25/general stress protein Ctc codes for the protein MQSITINGSQRESVGKSATKALRNAGQVPCVLYGGDKPVHFSADEKAFKSLVYTPNVYTASIEVDGQTYAAVLQDIQFHPVTDKILHIDFYQLFEDKAVTMEIPVRLVGNSKGVMIGGALRHNMRKLKVKALPANLPDFIEADITELEIGNKLYVTELANDNYTFLHPDNTVVAQVRMSRNAAKAAAETED
- a CDS encoding ribose-phosphate pyrophosphokinase, with the translated sequence MSTTQLSPKLFACSQSTELAEKIAKEFNAELGNVKTTHFSDGEFQPAFEESVRGRRVFIIGSTFPSADNLMEMLLMLDAAKRASARHITAVMPYFGWARQDRKDKPRVAIGAKLVANLLQAAGATRIMTMDLHADQIQGFFEKPVDHLYASTIFMSYIESLQLENLTIASPDMGGSKRAYAYSKYLASEVVICYKQRKKANVIEHMELIGEVKGKNVILVDDMIDTGGTLTRAADLMVERGAKSVRAICTHPILSGSAYDRIENSKLTELIVSDTIPLKKQISKIKVVSCAPLFADVMRKVQTNTSISDQFLM
- the uvrC gene encoding excinuclease ABC subunit UvrC; amino-acid sequence: MPTSLELQVKTLPNSPGVYQYFDKEDVIIYVGKAKNLKKRVSSYFTKNHEYGKTRVLVKKIVRIEHIVVNTETDALLLENNLIKKYKPRYNVLLKDDKSYPWICIKKERFPRVFLTRRVIKDGSEYYGPYISVKTVQNLLDLIKQLYPLRTCNYDLSEPKINSGKYKVCLEYHLKNCKGPCEAYQDENSYMDNIKKIRNIIKGNFKESLESLHKIMMEYAESMNFEEAQLIKEKLVSLQNYQAKSTIVNPSINNVDVFSIISDETHGYANFFKIMNGSIIQSYTTEIKKKLEETDKELLELFIVETRQRFNSLSREIYVPFDVDLGENLKVTVPKLGDKKRIVELSQRNAKYYRQEQFKQIKIVDPDRHVRRIMAQMKKDLRLSQEPVHIECFDNSNIQGTNPVAACVVFKDGKPSKKDYRHFNIKTVEGPDDFASMEEVVFRRYKRLLQEDKPLPQLIVIDGGKGQLSSALKSLDVLGLRGKIAIIGIAKRLEEIYYPGDNIPLYLDKKSETLKIIQYLRNEAHRFGITFHRNKRSKSAIQSELEMIPDVGKQTITNLLRKFKSAKRVKSATLDELIEVVGNARAQKIYKYFHSKE
- a CDS encoding patatin-like phospholipase family protein — encoded protein: MKKTLILLFSLLCILGFSQEKRPKVGLVLSGGGAKGFAHIGVLKELERANVKIDYIGGTSMGAIIGGMYSAGYSADQIESLIRRIDFLSVIQDNVPREETPYFEKVFLGKTAVTLPVKKGNIGLPLGLSKGQNVLNLLTEILSPVDEISDFSKLPVPFFCIGTDIETGQEVVLEEGSLPLALRASASFPTLLNPVDVNGRLIVDGGVANNFPVDRMKEKGVDIIIGVNVQGTLLKRSELTSVASLLSQIVNFQMYRKSDEQVEKLDIHIHPDINEYTVVSFDDKEAIFKEGDRKAKQFRSVFKKLAEQQQNSIKRKGIDIKKISKRFLIDRIVLKGNINYTQDYVLGKLRLKEGDTVSYQDISKKINALTATKNFQRVDYSLEKSFEGKKLNIIVKENDIKTFLSLGLHYDGLYKTGVLLNYNHKKMFFKNDELSFDLVVGDKIRYDLEYLIDNGYLLSVGVASRYNTFNSDVLFNENNLNKINVSYRDFTNKFYLQTTFSKKTAFGAGIELKSLKVSSDTFLTNDEETLFDDSVYFNPFAFLHVDTHDKAALPTKGFSIRTKFRWFLLSNRNESLDKFALGSVAFNQYSQIDGRFSFAKTFWDRLTFQNILEAGFTLGEEDSEIFDYRLGGYNQNYINNFIPFYGYDISSLSDQSFLKSEFHFRYKLFENHHLGVLANYGRIGKNVLNRGELLKEVKSGYAVGYSFETLLGPVELKYAWSPDHDDRFVLFNLGFWF